One Natrinema halophilum genomic window carries:
- the cheY gene encoding chemotaxis protein CheY, translating into MSTGVLIVDDSHFMRNLLRQIMEQDYRILGEASNGAEAVKLYKEHDPDIVMMDIVMPKCNGIKATAAIKKIDPDARVIMCTSVGQREKMKLAVKAGADGYVTKPFEEPSVRKALSDVVAA; encoded by the coding sequence ATGTCGACAGGGGTGCTCATCGTGGACGACTCTCATTTTATGCGGAATCTACTGCGACAGATCATGGAGCAGGATTACCGCATTCTCGGAGAGGCGTCCAACGGAGCAGAAGCCGTTAAACTGTACAAAGAACACGATCCCGATATCGTCATGATGGACATCGTGATGCCGAAATGTAACGGTATCAAGGCGACCGCGGCGATCAAAAAGATCGATCCGGACGCTCGCGTCATCATGTGTACGAGTGTCGGACAGCGTGAGAAAATGAAACTCGCCGTGAAGGCTGGCGCAGACGGCTACGTCACGAAACCGTTCGAGGAACCCAGCGTCAGAAAGGCCCTTTCAGACGTCGTTGCGGCATGA
- a CDS encoding chemotaxis protein CheW — MAPDLSEKLLGIDIDNANRTPDGDGNGGGDDEEGKHEELAQFVFVGVGEHRLALPVDEVRTLTEPPATLTRVPRSPPAIEGLMDLRGEITAVIDPQVHFPVNESRAGREQLLVLDRPNDQQSAAIRVDEVIGVETIPESNVIDDDSLDDSELTGHALEHPLVVALVTQEREGRTEIDNAVTDEPDERSAGVESTNEVSSSMAGVSGSAALTPAREAESEFDRSMGETFEMESTEEDGQESDDTPQEIIVEATALIDVDRLLLASGQA, encoded by the coding sequence ATGGCCCCGGACCTCTCTGAAAAGCTCCTCGGAATCGATATCGACAACGCAAACCGTACCCCGGACGGGGACGGGAACGGGGGCGGAGACGATGAGGAAGGCAAGCACGAGGAACTCGCTCAATTCGTCTTCGTCGGCGTGGGCGAACACCGACTCGCACTCCCGGTCGACGAAGTCCGGACCCTCACGGAACCGCCGGCAACGTTGACGCGAGTACCGCGGTCGCCACCCGCTATCGAGGGGCTGATGGACCTTCGAGGCGAGATTACTGCAGTAATCGATCCACAGGTCCACTTCCCGGTGAACGAGTCCCGAGCAGGACGGGAACAGCTGCTCGTCCTGGATCGGCCGAACGACCAGCAATCGGCCGCGATTCGGGTCGACGAAGTCATCGGCGTCGAAACGATCCCAGAGAGCAACGTGATCGACGACGACTCGCTCGACGACAGCGAACTCACCGGCCACGCGCTCGAGCACCCGCTCGTCGTCGCACTCGTGACGCAGGAACGAGAGGGTCGCACCGAGATCGACAACGCGGTGACGGACGAACCGGACGAACGGAGTGCAGGCGTCGAAAGTACCAATGAGGTTTCCAGTAGCATGGCCGGAGTCAGTGGGTCGGCGGCATTGACACCGGCTCGGGAAGCAGAAAGCGAGTTCGACAGGTCGATGGGCGAAACGTTCGAGATGGAATCGACCGAAGAGGACGGTCAGGAATCAGACGACACACCACAGGAAATCATCGTCGAGGCGACCGCGTTGATAGACGTCGACCGGCTACTGCTGGCATCAGGCCAGGCCTGA
- a CDS encoding DUF6789 family protein: MGPIRSSIGGGLAATVVLTIFLLGVDALLRGSDLFVFVTFTSFCAIGGPPYCEGGSPMAAGLLFVSYSGLFALAWPLLFGGFTWAIPGETGAAHGVVFGFVLWTGYVVVLSGSPVADRTIVETVTLSAITLAAYLVYGLTLGAVYDYLTNDRTVRSAGTA, encoded by the coding sequence ATGGGGCCCATCAGAAGCAGTATCGGCGGCGGCCTGGCTGCCACGGTTGTCCTCACGATATTTTTACTCGGCGTGGACGCGCTGCTCCGTGGTTCCGACCTCTTCGTATTCGTTACGTTTACGAGTTTCTGTGCGATCGGCGGACCGCCGTACTGTGAGGGAGGGAGTCCGATGGCAGCGGGACTGCTGTTCGTTTCGTATAGCGGACTCTTTGCCCTTGCCTGGCCGCTCCTCTTCGGTGGGTTTACCTGGGCGATCCCCGGCGAAACGGGTGCCGCCCACGGCGTGGTCTTCGGTTTCGTCCTGTGGACGGGTTACGTCGTCGTCCTCTCTGGAAGCCCCGTCGCTGATCGGACGATTGTCGAAACCGTCACGCTATCAGCCATCACGTTAGCCGCATATCTCGTCTACGGTCTAACACTTGGGGCCGTATACGATTACCTCACAAACGACAGAACCGTCCGCAGCGCCGGAACTGCCTGA
- a CDS encoding Cdc6/Cdc18 family protein: MIVDGRVLREDFVPSEVVHRHDEVNLLSEALEPLLYDERPDPAFLFGPTGVGKTCIARYTLAQLREQEPTVRVAYVNCWQEYTRFRVLYSILEAVDRAVDVHRSTPKDELFDRLSRADDGSIVVILDEVDQLEETSALYDLHRLPHVSPVLIANREEELFASFDDRVRSRFHAGTRVRFDRYGTAELAAILANRSEKALEPGVVTDAQLRTIADAASGDARVGLGILRSAARRAERQGLASITTSALEAAIPDARTAIRRKTVEGLIEHQRVLYDVIAEAGEIEPGDLYDVYEKRVEEPKTNRTLRNYLTKMVHYDLIEAVGERRGRTYRLVDENSEITGQDEESEIDPASDSR, from the coding sequence GTGATCGTCGACGGCCGCGTCTTGCGCGAGGATTTCGTGCCCAGCGAGGTGGTCCACCGCCACGACGAGGTGAACCTCCTCTCGGAGGCCCTCGAGCCACTGCTGTACGATGAGAGGCCGGATCCCGCCTTCCTCTTCGGGCCGACGGGCGTCGGCAAGACCTGTATCGCTCGCTACACGCTCGCACAGTTGCGCGAACAGGAGCCGACGGTGCGGGTCGCGTACGTCAACTGCTGGCAGGAGTACACGCGCTTTCGGGTTCTGTACAGCATCCTCGAAGCGGTCGACCGTGCGGTCGACGTCCACCGGTCGACGCCGAAAGACGAACTATTCGACCGACTCTCCCGGGCGGATGATGGATCGATCGTCGTCATTCTCGACGAGGTCGATCAACTGGAGGAAACGAGCGCGCTGTACGATCTTCACCGGTTACCGCACGTCTCGCCCGTTTTGATCGCCAATCGCGAGGAAGAGCTATTCGCGAGCTTCGACGATCGAGTGAGATCGCGGTTCCACGCCGGCACTCGAGTCCGATTCGACCGATACGGCACCGCCGAGCTCGCGGCGATCCTCGCGAACCGATCCGAAAAGGCCCTCGAACCGGGTGTCGTAACCGACGCGCAGCTTCGAACGATCGCCGACGCCGCGTCGGGCGACGCGCGCGTCGGTCTCGGCATCCTCCGGTCGGCCGCTCGCCGTGCGGAGCGCCAGGGACTCGCGTCGATCACCACCAGTGCACTCGAGGCGGCAATTCCGGATGCCCGGACGGCGATCCGTCGGAAGACCGTCGAGGGTCTGATCGAGCACCAGCGAGTGCTGTACGACGTGATCGCCGAGGCGGGCGAGATCGAGCCAGGCGACCTCTACGACGTGTACGAGAAGCGAGTCGAGGAGCCGAAAACGAACCGGACGCTGCGAAATTACCTGACGAAGATGGTTCACTACGACCTGATCGAAGCCGTCGGCGAGCGGCGCGGACGGACGTACCGCCTCGTCGACGAAAACAGCGAAATCACCGGGCAGGACGAAGAGTCGGAGATCGATCCGGCAAGCGACAGCCGGTAG
- a CDS encoding type B DNA-directed DNA polymerase, which translates to MSPYTFEFEDGVVREWTLTEEGAEPTTVADYAPSLFVAGPDAALADLQDRLETDPKVLGTRTEQWATSLHEAHADDRSRVLRVDGGRVDEVRTLAREIRGIHERETHAPGTFRLFDVDLAPGFRYCLDRDIDPTPDRDLRTLRLSLDEAALADGDISALARAGEPIDGDEPQVLRTLRHHLERRDPDVLVVSHAELVPTLERRAETLGIEFHLGRLPGMTKLASENTYASYGQVGHSPARYRVPGRAILDTSNSFLWHQSGLAGIRYMVERTGRPLQEAAWGSIGALLTSRQIRLARRRKGVLAPWNKWEPERFTDVETLHAADRGGFTFSPEVGFHEDVHEIDFASLYPRIICEHNVSPETVGCDCDGADIGHAETNPVPEIGYEICETDGFLPAVLEPLISDRAAIKRRLGDDPSDDEAARLRAESGAIKWVLVSSFGYQGYRNAKFGRIECHEAINAYARKIALTAKRRLEEAGWRIVHGIVDSLWVTPRGDEPEPLETVTADISETVGIPLEHDGNYEWVCFVPLRDSIGSGGSGGSRAGGRRAGGSASAGALTKYFGKRSSGGYKFRGIELRQRSTPAFVADSQRAFIEALDRERDPEAVCDVLGRRLSELREGTVDPADLTVTKRVSRRLADYSQQTHSAAALRRYERRGIDRHPGQSVEYVVADDDARGPERVRLALEEPRTYDADYYATLLVRACESVLSPLGWDRSRIRHSLRDGRTVRLSTFTD; encoded by the coding sequence ATGAGCCCGTACACGTTCGAGTTCGAGGACGGTGTCGTCCGTGAGTGGACGTTGACCGAGGAGGGGGCCGAGCCGACGACCGTCGCGGACTACGCGCCGTCGCTGTTCGTCGCCGGACCCGACGCCGCGCTCGCGGACCTCCAAGACCGTCTCGAGACCGATCCGAAGGTCCTCGGGACCCGAACCGAGCAGTGGGCGACGAGCCTCCACGAAGCCCACGCAGACGATCGCAGCCGCGTCCTGCGAGTCGATGGAGGGCGCGTCGATGAGGTTCGGACGCTGGCTCGAGAGATCCGGGGCATCCACGAGCGCGAGACGCACGCTCCCGGAACGTTCCGGCTGTTCGACGTGGACCTCGCGCCGGGCTTTCGCTACTGTCTTGATCGGGACATCGATCCGACACCGGACCGGGACCTGCGAACGCTTCGACTCTCCCTCGACGAGGCTGCGCTGGCCGATGGCGATATCTCCGCGCTGGCGCGTGCTGGCGAACCGATCGACGGCGACGAACCGCAGGTGCTCCGAACGCTCCGGCACCACCTCGAGCGGCGGGATCCAGACGTTCTCGTGGTGAGCCACGCCGAGCTGGTACCGACGCTCGAGCGGCGGGCCGAGACGCTGGGAATCGAATTCCACCTCGGCCGCCTGCCGGGGATGACGAAACTGGCGAGCGAGAACACGTACGCGAGCTACGGACAGGTGGGCCACTCACCGGCACGGTACCGCGTGCCGGGTCGAGCGATACTCGATACGTCGAACAGCTTCCTCTGGCACCAGTCGGGGCTGGCGGGGATCCGTTACATGGTCGAGCGAACGGGTCGGCCGCTGCAGGAAGCCGCCTGGGGGAGTATCGGGGCGCTGTTGACCTCGAGACAGATTCGGCTCGCCCGCCGGCGGAAGGGCGTCCTCGCCCCGTGGAACAAGTGGGAGCCGGAGCGGTTCACTGACGTCGAGACGCTGCACGCGGCCGACCGCGGCGGCTTTACGTTCTCGCCCGAGGTCGGCTTTCACGAGGACGTCCACGAGATCGACTTCGCCTCGCTGTATCCGCGGATCATCTGTGAGCACAACGTGAGTCCGGAAACGGTCGGCTGCGACTGCGACGGCGCCGACATCGGCCACGCTGAGACGAATCCTGTTCCCGAGATTGGCTACGAGATCTGCGAAACGGACGGGTTTCTCCCCGCCGTCCTCGAGCCGCTGATCTCGGACCGGGCTGCTATCAAGCGGCGGCTTGGCGACGATCCATCCGACGACGAAGCCGCCAGGCTGCGGGCCGAATCGGGCGCGATCAAGTGGGTCCTCGTCTCCTCGTTCGGCTACCAGGGGTACCGAAACGCCAAGTTCGGCAGGATCGAGTGCCACGAGGCGATCAACGCGTACGCACGCAAAATCGCCCTGACGGCCAAACGGCGACTCGAAGAGGCAGGCTGGCGGATCGTCCACGGCATCGTCGACAGCCTCTGGGTGACGCCACGGGGTGACGAGCCGGAGCCGCTCGAGACGGTGACGGCTGACATTTCCGAAACCGTGGGGATTCCGCTCGAGCACGACGGCAACTACGAGTGGGTGTGTTTTGTTCCATTGCGCGACTCGATCGGAAGCGGCGGTTCCGGCGGGAGTCGCGCTGGTGGTCGTCGTGCCGGGGGGAGCGCGTCGGCAGGCGCGCTCACGAAGTATTTCGGCAAGCGTTCGAGTGGCGGATACAAGTTTCGGGGGATCGAACTGCGCCAGCGGAGTACCCCGGCCTTCGTCGCGGACAGTCAGCGCGCGTTTATCGAGGCGCTCGACCGCGAACGCGATCCCGAGGCCGTCTGTGACGTTCTCGGCCGACGGCTGAGCGAGCTTCGGGAGGGGACCGTCGATCCGGCCGATCTCACCGTTACGAAACGCGTCTCGAGGCGCCTCGCCGACTACAGCCAGCAGACTCATTCCGCCGCGGCACTCCGGCGGTACGAGCGCCGGGGGATCGACCGTCACCCCGGTCAGTCGGTCGAGTACGTCGTTGCAGACGACGACGCCCGCGGTCCGGAGCGCGTTCGACTCGCGCTCGAGGAGCCGCGAACGTACGACGCCGACTACTACGCGACGTTACTGGTTCGAGCCTGCGAGAGCGTCCTGTCGCCGCTGGGCTGGGACCGATCCCGAATCCGGCACTCGCTGCGCGACGGCAGGACGGTCCGACTGTCGACGTTTACCGACTGA
- a CDS encoding response regulator, translating to MSNSDSFQAEPAQLLLVEDNPGDVRLTKEAFKQGRIENDLHVVSNGAEALDFLARRDDYHDAPRPDLVLLDLNLPGKDGEDVLEELKDDPALRSIPVIVLTSSRAEEDVVKSYELHANAYLTKPVDPDEFIETVRAFEKFWFSVVRLPPEVDNP from the coding sequence ATGAGCAATTCAGACAGCTTTCAAGCCGAACCGGCACAGCTCCTGTTAGTCGAGGACAACCCCGGCGACGTCCGCCTGACCAAGGAGGCGTTCAAACAGGGCCGAATCGAGAACGATCTACACGTCGTTTCGAACGGTGCCGAGGCGCTCGATTTTCTCGCCAGACGCGACGACTACCACGATGCGCCGCGTCCGGATCTCGTCTTACTAGATCTCAACCTCCCGGGAAAGGACGGCGAAGACGTCCTCGAGGAACTCAAGGACGATCCGGCACTTCGATCGATTCCCGTGATCGTCCTGACGAGTTCGCGGGCGGAAGAAGACGTCGTCAAGTCCTACGAACTCCACGCAAACGCATACCTCACGAAGCCGGTCGATCCCGACGAGTTCATCGAAACTGTCCGCGCCTTCGAGAAGTTCTGGTTTTCGGTCGTTCGGCTCCCGCCAGAGGTCGATAACCCATGA
- a CDS encoding bacterio-opsin activator domain-containing protein, with the protein MSETDFQSAGEEDPETADALRILLIEDNPGDARLIQEMLRDTEELAQRVKPSDEAGTRPDISRKTRLEDGLEAVEASSIDIVLLDLNLPDSEGLKTLETVHAETAETPIVVLTGVRDQQVGVKALQRGAQDFLVKDEVTSELLVRTIHHAIERANQEQERRQQREQLEALNRLNRIGHDITHAVITTETRAELEQQVCDRLAESDAYRFAWIGGVNPGSDTVIPQAAAGDEDGYLDEIEITVDDEHESGQGPAGTAIRTGRVQVMNDAESASNFEPWREAAQARGYRSSAAIPIIHEDLVYGVLGVYSSSPRAFTGPETNVLARVGDVVAHAITAIERRDALVSDAVVELEFRVDAMAEPLVELSTAESCTIEFEQLVGGDETLLAYGSARGVSQEALTDTIDRTDGLGDVRFLTTRRDESEFELVAPAAVSLFETIATHGGRVASATIEDGEFRFVVELPRGRDTRRMIELIKDRRDDVTYLAQRTVERSERTDSGSPSVLEEELTDKQRAALETAYFAGYFDWPRGSTGEEIADRLGIAPATFNQHLRTAERKFFSSVLGDR; encoded by the coding sequence ATGAGCGAAACGGACTTCCAATCCGCCGGTGAAGAGGACCCGGAAACGGCCGACGCGCTTCGCATCCTCCTGATCGAGGACAATCCCGGCGACGCTCGCTTGATCCAGGAGATGCTCCGGGATACCGAGGAACTCGCACAGCGAGTCAAACCCTCCGACGAAGCGGGAACGAGACCGGACATCTCCCGAAAAACCCGCCTCGAGGACGGGCTCGAAGCGGTCGAAGCCAGTTCCATCGACATCGTCCTTCTCGATCTCAACCTCCCCGACAGCGAGGGACTCAAAACGCTCGAGACCGTCCACGCGGAAACGGCGGAGACGCCCATCGTCGTCCTGACCGGCGTCCGAGATCAGCAAGTCGGCGTCAAAGCGCTCCAGCGCGGTGCCCAGGACTTCCTCGTCAAAGACGAAGTGACGAGCGAACTGCTGGTGCGGACGATTCACCACGCGATCGAACGCGCCAATCAAGAGCAGGAGCGACGCCAGCAGCGCGAGCAACTCGAAGCGCTGAACCGACTCAATCGGATCGGCCACGACATCACGCACGCGGTGATCACGACGGAAACGCGGGCGGAACTCGAACAGCAAGTCTGCGATCGACTCGCCGAGTCCGACGCCTACCGGTTCGCGTGGATCGGTGGAGTCAATCCGGGCAGTGACACCGTAATTCCGCAGGCGGCGGCCGGCGACGAGGACGGGTATCTCGATGAGATCGAGATCACGGTCGACGACGAGCACGAATCGGGTCAGGGACCGGCCGGAACGGCGATTCGGACCGGTCGGGTTCAGGTCATGAACGACGCCGAATCCGCGTCCAATTTCGAGCCGTGGCGAGAGGCCGCACAGGCCCGCGGCTACCGGTCGTCGGCGGCGATTCCGATCATCCACGAAGACCTCGTCTACGGCGTACTGGGCGTGTATTCGTCGTCGCCGCGAGCGTTCACAGGGCCGGAGACGAACGTCCTCGCCCGCGTGGGCGACGTCGTCGCCCACGCGATCACGGCAATCGAGCGCAGAGACGCCCTGGTCAGCGATGCCGTCGTCGAACTCGAGTTTCGCGTCGATGCGATGGCCGAACCGCTGGTCGAACTCTCGACGGCCGAGTCGTGTACGATCGAATTCGAACAACTGGTCGGCGGCGACGAGACGCTACTGGCCTACGGTTCTGCACGCGGCGTCTCGCAAGAGGCGCTTACCGATACCATCGATCGAACCGACGGGCTCGGCGACGTTCGATTCCTCACGACCAGACGCGACGAGTCCGAGTTCGAACTCGTCGCGCCTGCAGCCGTCTCCCTGTTCGAGACGATCGCCACACACGGCGGCCGCGTCGCGTCGGCGACGATCGAGGACGGGGAGTTTCGCTTCGTCGTCGAACTCCCGCGCGGTCGAGACACCCGCCGGATGATCGAACTGATCAAGGACAGACGAGACGACGTCACCTACCTCGCCCAGCGCACAGTCGAGCGAAGCGAGCGCACCGATTCCGGTTCGCCGTCAGTCCTCGAGGAAGAACTGACCGACAAGCAACGAGCAGCCCTCGAGACTGCCTACTTCGCGGGCTACTTCGACTGGCCCCGCGGGAGTACCGGCGAAGAAATCGCCGATCGACTCGGTATCGCGCCGGCGACCTTCAACCAGCATCTCCGCACGGCAGAGCGGAAATTCTTCAGTTCGGTGCTCGGGGACCGGTAG
- a CDS encoding LLM class flavin-dependent oxidoreductase — protein MNLSIVDLAPVPDGGTATEAYENTVELARTAEELGYSRFWMAEHHGMADSIASTTPEALIATLAAETDEIRVGSGTVLLNHYRPFKVAETFAALDALAPGRVDLGLGRATGIPAADRALGTERQKRNPDEDHAEKIDATVSHLYDGFPDDHPYAELRLPRSADDVPEVWVLGSSPSSAEIAGSFGLRYCFAGFIRPSLAERAFETYRDAFDPSPLGAGPDEPSGMLAVNVACAETDREAARLRATAEASYERMRRGDVGSPPTVENAIDELGGVPEQTPNPLPDGDWPRSISGSPETVAALLEQLTDRVGVDDVVVQNLIADHDDVLRSHELLAAGIGL, from the coding sequence GTGAACCTCTCGATCGTCGATCTCGCACCAGTACCTGACGGTGGAACTGCGACCGAGGCATACGAAAACACGGTCGAACTCGCTCGAACGGCCGAAGAGCTCGGTTACTCAAGATTCTGGATGGCCGAACACCACGGGATGGCGGATTCGATCGCCAGTACGACGCCGGAGGCCTTGATCGCGACTCTCGCAGCCGAAACTGACGAGATCCGGGTCGGTTCCGGGACGGTCCTGCTCAACCACTACCGGCCGTTCAAGGTGGCGGAGACGTTCGCCGCTCTCGACGCGCTGGCACCGGGCCGCGTCGACCTCGGACTCGGACGGGCGACCGGAATTCCGGCCGCCGATCGCGCCCTGGGGACCGAACGGCAGAAGCGGAATCCCGACGAAGACCACGCCGAGAAGATCGACGCGACGGTCAGCCACCTCTACGACGGGTTTCCGGACGACCATCCGTACGCCGAGTTGCGACTGCCACGCTCCGCCGACGACGTCCCCGAGGTGTGGGTCCTCGGCTCGAGCCCCTCGAGCGCCGAAATCGCCGGGTCATTCGGTCTTCGCTATTGCTTTGCCGGGTTCATCCGCCCGAGCCTCGCCGAGCGCGCGTTCGAGACGTACCGCGACGCCTTCGATCCCTCGCCCCTCGGAGCAGGACCGGACGAACCGAGCGGGATGCTCGCGGTGAACGTCGCCTGTGCCGAGACCGACCGCGAGGCTGCGCGACTTCGAGCGACCGCCGAGGCGTCGTACGAGCGGATGCGGCGCGGCGACGTCGGCTCGCCCCCGACCGTCGAGAACGCGATCGACGAACTCGGCGGCGTCCCTGAGCAAACGCCGAATCCGCTTCCCGACGGCGACTGGCCGCGTTCGATTTCGGGGAGCCCCGAGACGGTCGCAGCGCTGCTCGAGCAGCTGACGGATCGAGTCGGCGTCGACGACGTGGTCGTCCAGAATCTCATCGCCGATCACGACGACGTACTCCGTTCTCACGAACTCCTCGCGGCCGGCATCGGCCTCTGA
- a CDS encoding HdeD family acid-resistance protein: MNRITENVVSGGNYSLENEWRPLALTGGIIGLIGILAMVFPLVTGLSVSLAIGALLVLGGIVHGAHAFTGRGWRGSAWQAVLAIVSVIAGLAVLAAPAVALVTLTLALVAYLIVDGAAELTAATRMDSSPGRTAIALSGVISFVLAGLLWVGFPATAAWAIGLLVGVNLLVIGLSMVTVAVTGRSGDVATPPASEPSA; the protein is encoded by the coding sequence ATGAACAGAATCACGGAAAACGTCGTTTCCGGCGGAAACTACTCTCTCGAGAACGAATGGCGGCCCCTCGCACTTACCGGCGGGATCATTGGCCTGATCGGTATTCTCGCGATGGTATTCCCGCTCGTCACGGGGCTTTCGGTATCGCTCGCGATCGGCGCGTTGCTCGTCCTCGGCGGAATCGTCCACGGCGCCCACGCGTTCACCGGACGCGGCTGGCGAGGGTCTGCCTGGCAGGCGGTTCTCGCGATCGTTTCGGTGATCGCCGGTCTCGCCGTCCTCGCGGCTCCCGCCGTCGCACTCGTCACTCTGACGCTTGCGCTCGTGGCCTACCTGATCGTCGACGGCGCGGCAGAACTGACGGCGGCGACACGGATGGACAGTTCTCCGGGTCGGACCGCGATCGCCCTCAGCGGCGTCATCTCGTTCGTCCTCGCCGGTCTCCTTTGGGTTGGCTTCCCGGCCACCGCGGCCTGGGCGATCGGCCTGCTCGTGGGAGTCAATCTCCTCGTGATCGGCCTCTCGATGGTGACCGTCGCCGTCACCGGCCGATCCGGCGACGTTGCGACCCCACCCGCGTCCGAACCCAGCGCGTAA
- a CDS encoding DUF7471 family protein yields the protein MVVAMTVAREWLDPQLAPVLIAVITLAVLGTTVLFVVGLVAYARRRTTRYCLITVVLGVLVVRSITGLGTVLGLVPMTIHHLVEHGFDFLIAVLVLYLVFRSGTTSNGAAAEYDD from the coding sequence ATGGTGGTCGCAATGACGGTCGCCAGAGAATGGCTCGACCCACAGCTCGCCCCCGTCCTCATCGCGGTGATCACGCTCGCGGTGCTCGGGACGACAGTCCTGTTCGTCGTCGGACTCGTCGCGTATGCCCGGCGACGGACGACCCGGTATTGCCTGATCACCGTCGTCCTCGGCGTGCTCGTCGTTCGGTCGATAACGGGGCTGGGAACCGTCCTGGGTCTCGTCCCGATGACGATTCACCATCTCGTCGAACACGGCTTCGACTTCTTGATCGCGGTGCTGGTCCTCTATCTGGTCTTTCGGAGCGGCACGACGTCCAACGGCGCCGCTGCGGAGTACGACGATTGA